Within Actinosynnema pretiosum, the genomic segment CGGGCCGCCGGAGGAGCTGCCGAGGCAGGCGGCGGACCACGTGCTGGCGCTGCGGCCCGTGTTCCACGCCTACCACGAGCACCTGGCCGGGCACCTGGCCCCGTGCGTCGGCGGGCGCACCGCCGGGCTCGCGGTGGCGGCGACGCCGCGGGGCCTCGTGCTCACCGCGCTCGCGCACCCGGACCTGGAGCCGGAGACCTTCCACGCCGCCGTGCTCGACCTGATCGACCGCCTGCGCGTCGACCCGTGGCGGGGGAGGGCTAGGGCGCGTCGTCGCGGGGCGCGTAGAGCACGACCCAGTGGTCGCGCTCGGGGTCGTGCAGCAGCTCCAGGTCGAAGTGCCGCCACCCCAGCTCGGGGTGGCGCATCCGCTTGACCGCCGACCGCCAGTCGCCCACCTCCGCCCGCGCCCAGTGCGCCCGGAAGTCCGCGCTGGTCGCGGTCAGCTCGGCGTGCAGCGCCGCCAGGTAGGCGTCGCCGGGGTAGCGGCTCAGCGCCGCGCGCAGCTCCCCGGCGGCCACGCGGGCGAGCAGCGCGACGCCCTCCGCGTCGAGCAGCTCCGACCGGCCCTCGGCGGTGAACGCCTGGTAGGCGAGGTTGCGCGCGAACGGCCCGGTGGCGGACACCGGGCGCAGGAGTTCGGCGGCGGCGTCGTTGTGGGCCAGCAGGTCCAGGCGGCCGTCGTGCACCGTCACGGGCGCCGAGTCGCCCAGCGCGCGCACCACCCGCAGCAGGCCGGGGCGGACGACCTCGTGCGGTGAGCCGGGGTCGGGGGCGGGTTCGCCCGCGAGCCGGAACAGGTGGTCCCGCGCGGGAGTCGTGAGCCGCAGGGCCCGCGCCAGGGCGGCGAGGACCTCGCGGGAGGGGCGGGTGGCGCGGCCCTGTTCGAGGCGGGTGCAGTACTCGACGGAGATGCCCGCGAGGTCCGCCAACTCCTGCCTGCGCAGCCCCGGCACCCGCCTGCGCGAGGTCCTGGGCCGCCCGGTCTGCTCGGGCGCGGGCATCGCCGCCCGCCTGCCGCGCAGGTACTCGCCGAACGCGGTCCGGTCCTCCGTCGTCACGGTCCCATTGTGCCGCCGCGGTTCCCGCTCCCCGCCTGACTGGCCCTGCCGGTACCACCCTCGGCGCGGCCTCCCT encodes:
- a CDS encoding MmyB family transcriptional regulator, with the protein product MTTEDRTAFGEYLRGRRAAMPAPEQTGRPRTSRRRVPGLRRQELADLAGISVEYCTRLEQGRATRPSREVLAALARALRLTTPARDHLFRLAGEPAPDPGSPHEVVRPGLLRVVRALGDSAPVTVHDGRLDLLAHNDAAAELLRPVSATGPFARNLAYQAFTAEGRSELLDAEGVALLARVAAGELRAALSRYPGDAYLAALHAELTATSADFRAHWARAEVGDWRSAVKRMRHPELGWRHFDLELLHDPERDHWVVLYAPRDDAP